The Tardiphaga alba genome includes a window with the following:
- a CDS encoding YoaK family protein, whose product MKLSLTGLLSYNGGYTDTAGFLAFQGLFTAHVTGNFVTIGSALALGTSGVLTKLLALPVFCIVVIATRLGGHALSIRGAPVLRYMLAFKCLLLLVGAVLAITLGPSRDGDSIPALAAGLTLVSAMAVQNAVHRIHLSAAPPTTLMTGTTTQLMIDLADTLFSRDREQLGAIFKRLKSIASAVGFFAIGCATAALLFAAVGSWCFVIPPLLAVSALFFDLRPFQGNVAERDKTTTTVGKPI is encoded by the coding sequence ATGAAACTCAGTCTCACCGGATTGCTCAGCTACAACGGTGGCTATACCGACACGGCGGGATTTCTGGCCTTTCAAGGGCTCTTTACCGCGCACGTTACCGGCAATTTCGTGACAATAGGGAGCGCGCTGGCTCTTGGGACATCCGGAGTTCTGACCAAACTCCTCGCACTTCCGGTCTTTTGCATCGTTGTGATCGCAACCAGACTGGGAGGTCACGCACTTTCTATACGAGGTGCGCCCGTTCTCCGATACATGCTGGCGTTTAAGTGTCTACTTCTCTTGGTCGGTGCGGTGCTTGCGATTACACTAGGACCATCTAGAGACGGAGACAGCATTCCCGCGCTGGCCGCAGGCTTGACCCTCGTATCGGCGATGGCTGTACAAAACGCCGTGCATCGCATTCATCTCAGCGCAGCTCCGCCAACAACCTTGATGACCGGGACGACTACACAGTTGATGATTGACCTAGCTGACACCCTTTTTAGCAGAGATCGCGAACAGTTAGGGGCGATTTTCAAACGCCTGAAGTCCATCGCTTCAGCGGTTGGGTTCTTTGCGATTGGTTGCGCAACAGCCGCGTTGTTGTTTGCTGCGGTCGGGAGTTGGTGTTTTGTCATACCTCCGCTGCTAGCGGTCAGTGCGCTGTTCTTCGATCTCAGACCGTTTCAGGGCAACGTTGCCGAGAGAGACAAAACAACAACGACCGTCGGCAAGCCGATCTGA
- a CDS encoding alpha/beta fold hydrolase, with the protein MGTITTKDGTVIFYKDWGQGQPIVFHHGWPLSADDWDAQMMFFVGNGYRVIAHDRRGHGRSSQTATGHDMDTYASDVIELADTLDLRDAVHIGHSTGGGEVARYVARSSKGRVAKAVLVGAVPPIMLQTASNPGGLPLQVFNGFREALVANRAQFFVDVPAGPFYGFNRPGAMVSQGIIDNWWRQGMMGGAKAHYDCIKAFSETDFTEDLKAIDVPVLVMHGDDDQIVPIADSAHLSIKLLKHGSLKVYPGFPHGMCTTHPDVINPDLLAFVRS; encoded by the coding sequence ATGGGGACAATCACAACCAAAGACGGCACCGTCATTTTTTACAAAGACTGGGGACAAGGTCAGCCGATCGTATTCCATCATGGTTGGCCGCTTAGCGCGGATGACTGGGACGCGCAGATGATGTTCTTTGTTGGCAACGGATACCGCGTCATCGCTCATGACCGCCGTGGACACGGCCGCTCATCCCAAACGGCCACCGGTCACGACATGGACACATACGCATCCGACGTGATCGAGCTTGCCGATACTCTCGATCTGAGGGACGCCGTACACATTGGTCATTCCACTGGCGGTGGCGAGGTCGCCCGATATGTGGCACGCTCGAGCAAAGGCCGCGTCGCAAAGGCTGTTCTGGTCGGCGCCGTGCCGCCGATCATGCTGCAGACAGCAAGTAATCCGGGAGGACTGCCGCTGCAGGTTTTCAATGGCTTCCGTGAAGCTCTGGTGGCGAACCGCGCGCAGTTCTTCGTAGACGTCCCGGCTGGACCGTTTTACGGCTTCAATCGTCCTGGGGCTATGGTGTCGCAAGGCATCATCGACAACTGGTGGCGACAGGGCATGATGGGAGGTGCCAAGGCTCACTACGATTGCATCAAGGCCTTCTCGGAAACCGATTTCACGGAAGACTTGAAAGCCATCGATGTACCCGTGCTAGTGATGCATGGCGATGATGATCAGATCGTTCCTATCGCGGATTCTGCACATCTTTCGATTAAGCTGCTGAAGCACGGCTCGTTGAAGGTCTATCCGGGCTTTCCGCATGGAATGTGCACGACGCACCCCGACGTGATTAATCCCGACCTTTTGGCTTTCGTGCGCAGCTAG
- a CDS encoding alpha/beta hydrolase — protein MLVHGAWADGSSWSKVIPLLQARGVKVLGVQNPLTSLADDVAATKKVIADASGPVVLVGHSWAGTVITEAGVDPQVKALVYVAAFANKEGQSGGDLVNAYPKTPALGTIWDNGRGFLRQTEHGMIENFAPDLPKKDARTLFVTQAPLSASTFGDKVTVAAWRTVPSWYIVSANDRVISPQMERDLAAMMKAKTTVLQSSHVSLLSHPREVAAVILDAVSTVAKEAKK, from the coding sequence GTGCTCGTCCACGGAGCATGGGCGGATGGATCAAGTTGGTCCAAAGTGATCCCGCTTCTCCAAGCAAGGGGCGTCAAGGTCCTCGGAGTGCAGAATCCGCTAACGTCTCTCGCAGACGATGTGGCCGCGACCAAGAAGGTCATCGCGGATGCGAGTGGGCCCGTTGTTCTCGTTGGGCATAGCTGGGCGGGCACAGTCATAACCGAGGCCGGCGTTGATCCTCAGGTGAAGGCGCTGGTCTATGTCGCAGCGTTCGCGAATAAGGAAGGGCAGTCTGGAGGTGACCTCGTCAATGCGTATCCGAAGACGCCTGCGCTTGGAACGATCTGGGACAATGGTCGCGGTTTTCTTCGTCAGACCGAGCACGGCATGATCGAAAACTTCGCGCCGGACTTGCCGAAAAAGGACGCCCGCACATTGTTCGTCACTCAGGCACCGCTATCGGCCAGCACCTTCGGCGACAAAGTGACGGTAGCCGCATGGAGAACCGTGCCGTCCTGGTACATCGTATCTGCGAACGACCGCGTCATCTCTCCGCAAATGGAGCGCGACCTCGCTGCCATGATGAAAGCCAAGACTACCGTACTTCAATCAAGCCATGTCTCCTTGCTATCGCACCCTCGAGAAGTGGCGGCTGTGATTTTGGATGCAGTGTCGACCGTCGCGAAGGAGGCCAAAAAGTGA
- a CDS encoding MBL fold metallo-hydrolase gives MSGVAAALCLMAALLPPFSRMVITSAQAAAGAVGGQAPGYYRMHVGRFEVTAMLDGTHPFQAEKLAVGAKPGQVNELLGEQALKSPFEGMINAFLVNTGGRLILIDAGAGNLYGKDGGGLVKAIQAAGYVPSQVDDVFITHLHEDHAGGLMLDGRAVFPNAVIHVSKRDADFWLDNRNQTQVGDLLKPFFPAIQKVVAPYIAENRFKPFEGDAELIPGLTPISAPGHTPGHTYYLLKDGVDAILFWGTQCTCSRCNFQIQKSRSSMIGMCQWRSLLGRMLLRSHQAMVGGLPALMFRFQVLVISARQLKGTGGFPQTTRSIVEGLVPNNGLHGPT, from the coding sequence ATGAGTGGAGTTGCTGCAGCGCTGTGCTTGATGGCGGCACTGCTCCCGCCCTTCTCCCGTATGGTGATCACAAGCGCACAAGCAGCCGCGGGTGCCGTGGGTGGCCAGGCGCCCGGCTACTATCGGATGCATGTCGGCCGGTTTGAAGTCACCGCGATGCTTGATGGCACACATCCGTTTCAGGCAGAAAAACTGGCCGTCGGAGCCAAGCCAGGTCAGGTAAATGAACTGCTGGGAGAGCAGGCGCTTAAATCGCCCTTCGAGGGAATGATCAACGCGTTTCTCGTTAACACAGGCGGTCGGTTGATACTGATCGATGCAGGTGCCGGAAATCTATACGGCAAAGACGGCGGAGGGCTGGTAAAGGCGATCCAAGCCGCTGGATATGTGCCAAGCCAAGTGGACGATGTCTTCATCACCCACCTTCACGAAGACCACGCCGGGGGCTTGATGTTGGATGGCAGAGCAGTCTTCCCGAATGCGGTCATCCACGTTTCAAAGCGCGACGCAGACTTTTGGCTCGATAACCGCAATCAGACCCAAGTTGGCGATCTTCTCAAACCGTTCTTTCCAGCTATCCAAAAGGTGGTTGCGCCCTACATCGCAGAAAACCGCTTTAAGCCGTTTGAAGGGGATGCAGAACTTATACCTGGTCTCACGCCAATATCTGCTCCGGGACATACGCCAGGCCACACATACTATCTCTTAAAAGACGGTGTAGACGCCATCTTGTTCTGGGGGACACAGTGCACATGCAGCCGGTGCAATTTCCAGATCCAGAAATCGCGATCGAGTATGATTGGAATGTGCCAATGGCGGTCGCTGCTCGGAAGAATGCTCTTGCGCTCGCATCAAGCAATGGTTGGTGGGTTGCCGGCGCTCATGTTTCGTTTCCAGGTATTGGTCATATCCGCGCGGCAGCTCAAGGGTACCGGTGGATTCCCGCAAACTACACGCTCAATCGTTGAGGGACTCGTGCCGAACAATGGCCTCCACGGACCAACTTAG
- a CDS encoding MFS transporter: MSTISLNSKAPPDIGRSRLLAMSAASGIAVANIYYNQPMLGVMEADFPGQTIVGLIPTATQLGYAAGLFFLLPLGDLVRRRQLIVGQFLVLAVALAAAAIAPSAALTVAASLAVGASSTVAQQIVPFAASLSRPETRGATIGTVMAGVLSGILFSRTLAGFVGEHAGWREMFWLGVPMALLSAGLMTAILPNHAPASHIRYRDAIRSLAHLWRQHSALRVATLTQAALFASFTSFWTILALYIQGPAFNLGADIAGLFGVIGAVGIFAAPIAGRVADRRGPQLVVWVGGILTLVAWAIFGAWSSLVALTIGVVVLDFGIQSALVSNQHIIYALDHGARSRLNTVFMTGMFLGGAGGSAIATVAWNAGGWTAVSAAGALFALIAVCVQLAGLPRRRSRADTIK; encoded by the coding sequence ATGAGCACGATCAGTCTAAACTCCAAAGCACCACCTGATATTGGGCGATCCAGACTATTGGCGATGAGCGCGGCCAGCGGGATCGCGGTAGCTAACATCTATTACAATCAACCTATGCTCGGGGTGATGGAAGCCGACTTTCCCGGCCAAACAATCGTCGGCCTCATTCCGACTGCAACTCAGCTTGGGTATGCTGCTGGGCTATTTTTTCTGCTGCCGCTAGGCGATCTTGTGCGGCGACGGCAGTTGATCGTTGGTCAGTTCCTCGTCCTAGCGGTGGCGCTTGCGGCCGCAGCTATCGCCCCCTCCGCTGCCCTGACTGTCGCGGCTTCGCTCGCGGTTGGTGCTAGTTCGACTGTCGCCCAACAGATCGTGCCGTTCGCGGCATCCCTCTCGCGACCAGAAACGCGCGGGGCGACGATTGGCACCGTGATGGCGGGGGTCCTGTCTGGCATTTTGTTCAGTCGGACGCTGGCTGGATTTGTCGGAGAACATGCTGGCTGGCGCGAAATGTTTTGGCTGGGCGTGCCGATGGCCTTGCTGTCTGCTGGCTTGATGACGGCTATACTGCCTAACCACGCCCCCGCATCGCATATAAGATATCGTGACGCCATCCGATCGCTCGCGCATCTTTGGAGACAACACTCAGCGTTGCGCGTAGCAACTCTGACGCAAGCTGCTTTGTTTGCATCGTTTACGAGTTTCTGGACGATCCTTGCATTGTATATTCAAGGCCCTGCCTTCAATCTCGGAGCGGATATCGCTGGTCTCTTCGGCGTAATCGGTGCCGTCGGTATCTTCGCGGCGCCGATCGCAGGGCGTGTAGCCGATCGGCGTGGACCGCAACTTGTAGTCTGGGTCGGCGGCATCCTGACATTGGTCGCTTGGGCGATCTTCGGGGCCTGGTCATCGCTCGTAGCGTTGACCATCGGGGTGGTCGTTCTCGATTTCGGCATTCAGAGTGCGTTGGTGTCTAACCAACATATAATCTACGCTCTTGATCACGGCGCGCGCAGTCGGCTCAATACGGTCTTCATGACCGGAATGTTCCTTGGCGGCGCTGGCGGTTCGGCAATTGCGACTGTCGCATGGAATGCTGGCGGCTGGACTGCAGTTAGCGCCGCAGGAGCGCTATTTGCGCTGATCGCAGTGTGCGTGCAGCTGGCCGGGCTGCCCCGGCGCAGAAGCCGTGCAGATACGATCAAATGA
- a CDS encoding LysR family transcriptional regulator, translating to MDTDDVLVFITAVNGGSLSEAARRLGISPMLASRRLGSLESALGVRLLQRTTRSLSLTPEGQTLLPFAKALVENDEEARAALRTESRGAAGLLRVSVPVAFGAKVVAPLVPALLRENPEFRISIDMNDGLPDLVSSGTDLAIRIGRLKDSSLIAQKLAENPRSLVAAPSYLRDRKKPVQIADLAQHECLPLGSTTHWTFHAAGGDEHVRLLSRFSSSSIVGCHAACLAGGGVALLSDWNVDEDVQAGRLIRLALEDGTPEEIAIWAVYPTTRLVLPKVRVFLSALRRALNG from the coding sequence GTGGATACTGACGACGTGCTAGTTTTTATAACCGCGGTAAATGGCGGGAGCCTCTCGGAGGCCGCGCGGCGGCTTGGGATATCGCCCATGCTGGCCAGCCGCCGTCTGGGCTCGCTAGAGAGTGCGTTGGGTGTGCGTTTGTTGCAAAGGACCACGCGGTCCTTGTCCTTGACGCCGGAGGGGCAAACGCTGCTACCGTTTGCCAAGGCGCTCGTCGAGAATGATGAAGAGGCTCGAGCCGCGCTGCGAACCGAAAGCCGAGGCGCCGCCGGACTACTGCGCGTTTCCGTTCCTGTTGCCTTCGGCGCGAAAGTCGTGGCCCCTTTAGTCCCCGCACTTTTGCGCGAAAACCCCGAGTTTCGCATTTCCATCGATATGAACGATGGCCTGCCAGACCTCGTTTCCTCCGGTACAGATCTCGCGATCAGAATTGGCCGTCTCAAGGATAGTTCATTGATCGCGCAGAAATTGGCGGAGAATCCCAGGTCTCTGGTTGCAGCGCCGAGTTACCTCCGAGATCGCAAGAAGCCCGTTCAGATTGCCGATCTTGCGCAACATGAATGTCTACCGCTCGGCAGCACTACGCATTGGACTTTTCACGCGGCGGGTGGAGACGAACACGTTCGTTTGCTCTCACGGTTCTCATCCAGCAGCATCGTCGGGTGCCATGCTGCTTGCCTTGCCGGTGGCGGGGTCGCTTTGCTGTCGGATTGGAATGTCGATGAGGATGTCCAGGCAGGTCGCCTCATCCGGTTAGCACTCGAGGATGGTACGCCGGAGGAGATCGCCATTTGGGCCGTCTATCCGACGACCCGTTTGGTGTTGCCGAAAGTGCGTGTTTTTCTTTCAGCGTTGCGTCGCGCTCTGAATGGCTGA
- a CDS encoding alpha/beta hydrolase encodes MTAPIPPSSTVVLVHGAWADASSWRRVVAILQAKNVDVVAVQNPTTSLAADVEATRRVIERIDGPVVLAGHSWGGTVITEAGNSPQVKALVFVAAFAPGAGESTGDQVNAHAPPPGLGEVKPDGEGFLKMSVDGWITNVAQDLPAAEARVLAATQPPLGTDTFGDKVTKAAWMDRPNWYIISSEDRAVSVELQRELAVKMKATTVELKASHVSLLSMPTEVAEVILDAIAKTN; translated from the coding sequence ATGACCGCTCCGATCCCACCGTCCTCGACTGTCGTCCTCGTACATGGCGCATGGGCCGATGCGTCTAGTTGGCGACGGGTGGTTGCCATCCTTCAAGCTAAGAACGTCGACGTTGTCGCTGTTCAGAATCCGACCACGTCGCTCGCAGCCGATGTCGAGGCTACGCGTCGCGTAATTGAGAGGATCGACGGTCCAGTTGTGCTTGCCGGCCATAGCTGGGGTGGAACGGTGATCACAGAGGCAGGCAACTCTCCGCAAGTGAAAGCGCTGGTTTTCGTGGCGGCTTTCGCGCCCGGGGCGGGAGAGTCAACCGGGGATCAAGTCAACGCACACGCTCCTCCGCCCGGTCTCGGCGAAGTAAAGCCGGACGGCGAAGGCTTCCTGAAAATGAGCGTCGACGGCTGGATAACGAACGTCGCACAGGATCTGCCTGCGGCTGAGGCGCGCGTGCTGGCGGCAACACAGCCACCGCTCGGGACAGACACCTTCGGCGACAAGGTGACCAAGGCTGCGTGGATGGATAGGCCGAACTGGTATATCATCTCTAGCGAAGATCGGGCTGTAAGCGTCGAGCTCCAGCGCGAGCTGGCGGTCAAGATGAAGGCGACAACGGTCGAATTGAAGGCCAGCCATGTATCTCTGCTATCAATGCCGACTGAGGTCGCCGAAGTCATTCTGGATGCGATTGCCAAGACGAATTGA
- a CDS encoding helix-turn-helix domain-containing protein, with protein sequence MSSEVSVPPPMASVTKKDLFGCSSNKLGKDQELRCEGIGFFRKGSDDPRLGQVATEADDRGYLIGMSLANSHRRRIFHATHATSHDFDEGSVYLRDLAVPYRADLAGSFDFLLMEISRPFLIAFAEEHGLPAGAEFMCVTGTKDPVLSNLLQATLPTFQESASNDLLFLDQLGLTIGAHLFERYAAASMTPIRQVRSPLSKAQLAIATEMLSQGLGDKVTLSDVAAACGLSRGYFIHAFRKTTGLPPHRWVLSHRIERARELILSSDLSLAQIAAVCGFADQSHFTRVFSRSVGTSPGNWRRLTKI encoded by the coding sequence ATGTCGAGCGAAGTCTCCGTTCCCCCACCAATGGCTTCAGTGACGAAAAAGGATCTGTTTGGCTGCTCTTCAAATAAGTTAGGCAAGGACCAAGAACTGCGCTGCGAAGGGATAGGGTTCTTTCGCAAGGGAAGCGATGACCCGCGCCTCGGTCAGGTCGCTACGGAAGCCGACGACCGCGGATATCTCATCGGCATGTCGTTGGCCAATAGTCATCGTAGACGCATCTTTCACGCCACTCACGCAACTTCTCACGATTTTGACGAAGGCTCCGTCTACCTCCGGGATCTCGCAGTTCCCTACCGGGCCGATTTGGCAGGCTCCTTCGACTTTCTCCTGATGGAGATCTCTCGACCATTTCTGATCGCGTTTGCTGAGGAGCATGGCCTCCCGGCCGGCGCGGAATTTATGTGTGTTACCGGGACTAAGGACCCAGTTCTATCCAATCTTCTGCAAGCGACTCTGCCTACCTTTCAGGAAAGTGCGAGCAACGACTTGCTGTTTCTCGATCAACTTGGTCTCACGATCGGCGCCCATCTCTTCGAGCGCTACGCTGCGGCTTCCATGACACCGATCCGCCAGGTTCGTTCACCGCTGTCAAAGGCGCAACTGGCGATCGCGACGGAGATGCTGAGCCAAGGGTTAGGCGATAAGGTCACTTTAAGCGATGTAGCCGCGGCGTGCGGGCTTTCACGAGGCTACTTCATTCACGCGTTCCGCAAGACAACTGGCCTCCCGCCCCATCGCTGGGTCTTATCGCATCGAATCGAAAGAGCGCGAGAACTCATCCTCAGCTCTGATCTTTCACTTGCTCAAATCGCGGCCGTTTGCGGATTTGCAGATCAAAGCCATTTCACGCGGGTCTTTTCTCGTAGCGTCGGCACGTCGCCGGGGAACTGGCGTCGACTAACCAAAATCTGA
- a CDS encoding HlyD family secretion protein — translation MSQVQPPPQPTSPPTVGLAPETSTLRRVALPVIALSVAVGFVIVATLRWDIWIGNRAVQSTDDAYVRAQTTRLSSRVAGEVKTVAVNDFQRVKAGDRLLQIDRADYEAQLAQADAGVAGAQAALDNLANQIELQYATIAQSEAQRAAAEAQDVQAEQELERQKSLSQSEAGTRQRFEQAIAAQAKTQADVRASRALIAAQKHQLEVLNGTRKQRAADLLGAKATRDAAALKLGYTTIVAPFDGVVSERQVQAGDYVNVGTNLISVVPLPDVYVVANFKETQLTRVKPGQPVEIVVDTFSNQTLRGRVERIAPASGSQFALLPPDNASGNFTKVVQRVPVRILFDRNQPLLDRLLPGMSVTARIDTEAAAQ, via the coding sequence ATGTCCCAAGTGCAGCCTCCTCCGCAGCCGACATCCCCGCCGACTGTCGGTCTCGCTCCAGAAACTTCCACCTTGCGCCGCGTGGCCTTGCCCGTGATTGCGCTTTCGGTCGCGGTCGGCTTCGTGATCGTGGCGACGCTGCGATGGGATATCTGGATCGGTAATCGCGCCGTGCAATCAACGGATGATGCGTATGTCCGCGCGCAGACCACGCGGCTATCGAGCCGGGTGGCCGGGGAAGTCAAAACGGTTGCAGTTAACGATTTTCAACGGGTGAAGGCAGGCGATCGGTTGCTGCAGATCGATCGGGCCGACTACGAGGCGCAACTTGCCCAAGCCGATGCGGGCGTGGCCGGGGCTCAGGCGGCGCTGGATAATCTCGCCAACCAGATCGAACTTCAATACGCGACGATCGCTCAGTCCGAAGCTCAACGCGCCGCAGCCGAAGCACAGGATGTGCAAGCCGAGCAGGAGCTCGAACGGCAAAAATCCCTGAGCCAAAGCGAAGCGGGTACGCGCCAGCGCTTTGAACAAGCGATCGCCGCCCAAGCGAAGACACAGGCAGATGTTCGGGCGAGCAGGGCGTTGATCGCGGCCCAGAAGCATCAGCTCGAAGTATTGAACGGCACTAGAAAACAACGCGCCGCAGATCTTCTGGGAGCCAAAGCAACGCGGGACGCTGCTGCATTGAAGCTCGGCTACACCACCATCGTGGCGCCGTTCGACGGCGTGGTGAGCGAACGGCAGGTCCAGGCGGGCGACTATGTCAATGTCGGCACCAATCTCATAAGCGTCGTGCCGCTACCTGATGTCTATGTGGTCGCAAATTTCAAGGAAACCCAGCTCACGCGTGTGAAGCCCGGCCAGCCGGTCGAGATTGTCGTCGACACCTTTTCGAACCAGACGTTGCGTGGCCGCGTCGAACGCATCGCACCCGCTTCAGGCTCGCAATTCGCATTGCTGCCGCCGGACAATGCGTCGGGCAACTTCACGAAAGTCGTTCAACGCGTGCCGGTGCGCATTCTATTCGATAGAAACCAACCGTTACTCGATCGGCTGTTGCCTGGCATGTCGGTCACCGCGCGGATCGATACGGAGGCCGCGGCCCAATGA